From the Sulfitobacter sp. OXR-159 genome, the window AGACGACAAAGATTGCCAGCAAACTCACCCAGAAGGCTTTAAGCAATTGCTGGGTTTGGTCGGGCTTAGACGGGGAGTTTGGAAGCGCGATATATGCGGCGTCTGCGGGGGCAAATGTCATGCCGCACCTGTTTTGCCATGCGCACATGCAGCAATGATCTGCGCGCGGAGTTGGGCAATCCGAGTGACGGCACTCTGCGGAAACCGCGATACGACAAGGCGGCGCAATTTCCACGCAATATCGCCCCCATTTTGGACGAAAATTCCTTCTGGGATTTGATGCTTAATGATCGCGGCTGGCAAGCCATGAAGCCCTGCTTCGTTTACGTAAAGTACGGTGTTATACTGGTACCAGGGCTCGATACTGCGATTTTTTGAAAGATGCGGCCGGACGCAATCGTAGGCGGTATAGCCGTGCGCTGCGAAAAGCCTCTGCCAGTAGGATAGGGGTTGCTCGTTGACGTGGAACTCGCCGCCTTGGCCTGTCACCGCGGCTGAGAACAATATTCGATCAGAGCTACGGACAAGGCTGTCTACCAAAGTCTCTGCAGCAGTGGGGGATAAGTGCTCTCCGACTTCAAGGCTCTGTGCGAGGTCAAAACGACGATCGATGTGAACCGGCGCGGTGAGGTCGGCTGCCATAAAATTTTCTTGTGGTACGGCAAGTTGATGGCGGCCCACGTAATCCCCGTCCACTGCTAGGATATCTTGCGCTCCCGTTTTGCGCCATTCATCGAGCCAAACGCCGCGCCCCGCCCCGAAATCGATCACAGACGTAGGTTGCAGCTGAGGCGCCAAGAGGGCCAAGATCTCGCGTGCAGAGCGACGCGCGCCTTGGTCGATATAGTTAAAGAATGTGTCAGAATAGATATGGGACATATAACTACGCTTTAGATGTATTGGGTTTGGCAAACACCCATAGGCTCATGAAGAGAAAGTTCTGAATGGGTAGGATCACTGTTACAATGAGGGCTGCAGCCCAGGGGGGCAGTGCAAAGTAAGGGGCTGCGATCCCTGTAATGAGGGATGAGGTGACGGCACCGCCTGTGATCATCAAGCCAAAGCGTATCATTTGACGGGTATCATTTAACTTTTGGCGAAATGTCAGACGCGTTTGCCCAGCATACTGCACGAGCACTGCACAACCAAATGCAAGGGCATTGGCGGCCTCTGGAACCAAGCCGCCATAGGAGAGCGTCAAATAGAGGCTTACATAAATTCCAGCGCATATCCCGCCCACGAGCGCAAATGAACAGAGCTGGTTCAGCCGAGGCATGTCATCACACCACTTTGCGCAAGGGAAGCAAGGTCGCACTACGTGTGTCTTCAGAGACGAAGTAGAGA encodes:
- a CDS encoding GtrA family protein, encoding MPRLNQLCSFALVGGICAGIYVSLYLTLSYGGLVPEAANALAFGCAVLVQYAGQTRLTFRQKLNDTRQMIRFGLMITGGAVTSSLITGIAAPYFALPPWAAALIVTVILPIQNFLFMSLWVFAKPNTSKA
- a CDS encoding methyltransferase domain-containing protein; this encodes MSHIYSDTFFNYIDQGARRSAREILALLAPQLQPTSVIDFGAGRGVWLDEWRKTGAQDILAVDGDYVGRHQLAVPQENFMAADLTAPVHIDRRFDLAQSLEVGEHLSPTAAETLVDSLVRSSDRILFSAAVTGQGGEFHVNEQPLSYWQRLFAAHGYTAYDCVRPHLSKNRSIEPWYQYNTVLYVNEAGLHGLPAAIIKHQIPEGIFVQNGGDIAWKLRRLVVSRFPQSAVTRIAQLRAQIIAACAHGKTGAA